In Cololabis saira isolate AMF1-May2022 chromosome 10, fColSai1.1, whole genome shotgun sequence, a single window of DNA contains:
- the aire gene encoding autoimmune regulator, with product MSRVEVFKDTNLRSLLRELRTDIAMAVDDPFPLVYGLADKNIITEQLLKETLEKEGREGIHKAMYFLLSWVLEQSRSTIQTFWSNLSKGYNVESYPKLQTLLANLNSRREAASSKSENRSSGGLKVSHSKKRSHENRGATSQDSQYLAKTSDGAGSKVKLYRVKSEAQAPQLPSGNSVQVASHSVSKGVHWSSSSSSSCTDRPVSSDKREKIQIKKEYGSARKCIKVTEGFYSVGPADDTNAAAAKSAKSAKTKFHHQGETDPSTIPSNDDECAVCRDGGELICCDGCPRAFHLTCHDPPITSIPNGSWKCEWCHGHNVNRYNALVPLQAISAQPQQTNTIPSNAMSDVSFYSSLTPSVTNVTASTNVSGGRNQCSGGGEQVGAREVCSVCHLGGDLSQCLQCLQRFHVHCHFSKGRSICVSCSRMWGSSAEKEAEHRDMQVPTVFQNTVTSHNQSASTSEPVVHTDDLDCILGDHSSIDGILQWAFHNISRPPADSQGCYQ from the exons ATGTCTAGAGTGGAGGTGTTTAAGGACACAAATCTCCGCTCTCTGCTGAGGGAGCTGCGTACTGACATCGCAATGGCTGTGGACGACCCCTTCCCTCTCGTCTACGGGTTGGCAGATAAAAACATCATCACTGAACAACTGCTGAAG GAAACTCTAGAGAAGGAAGGTCGTGAAGGCATTCACAAGGCCATGTACTTCCTCCTCTCCTGGGTGTTGGAGCAAAGCAGATCCACAATCCAGACTTTCTGGAGCAACTTATCCAAAGGCTACAACGTTGAAAGTTACCCCAAGTTGCAGACCCTGCTGGCGAACCTGAACTCAA GACGGGAAGCTGCAAGCTCCAAAAGTGAAAACAGATCTTCTGGTGGTCTCAAAGTTTCTCACAGCAAGAAAAGGAGCCATGAAAACAGAGGGGCAACCTCCCAGGATTCACAGTATCTTGCCAAGACAAGTGATGGAGCAG GAAGTAAGGTGAAGCTTTACAGAGTGAAGAGTGAAGCTCAAGCCCCACAGCTGCCGTCTGGAAACA GTGTTCAAGTGGCCTCTCACTCCGTCTCAAAAGGAGTACACtggtcctcctcctcttcatcctcctgtACAGATCGGCCTGTCAGCTccgacaaaagagaaaagatacAAATCAAGAAGGAGTACG GGTCTGCAAGAAAGTGCATTAAAGTTACTGAAGGATTTTACTCTGTTGGCCCAGCAGACGACACAAACGCAGCAGCAGCCAAGTCTGCCAAGTCTGCCAAGACCAAGTTCCACCACCAGGGGGAAACGGACCCAAGCACG attcCCAGCAATGATGACGAGTGTGCAGTGTGTAGGGACGGAGGCGAGCTGATTTGTTGTGACGGCTGTCCTCGGGCCTTTCATTTGACCTGCCATGACCCTCCGATCACCTCCATACCCAA TGGGTCTTGGAAGTGTGAGTGGTGCCATGGACACAATGTAAACAGATACAATGCTCTTGTACCTTTACAA GCGATCTCAGCTCAGCCTCAGCAAACAAACACAATCCCCAGCAACGCCATGTCAGACGTCTCATTCTACTCCTCACTTACACCTTCTGTCACAAATGTCACAGCCTCTACGAATGTGTCTGGTGGCAGAAACCAG TGCTCAGGCGGAGGAGAGCAGGTCGGTGCGAGGGAAGTGTGCAGCGTTTGTCACCTTGGAGGAGACCTGAGCCAGTGCCTTCAGTGTTTACAGCGTTTCCACGTACACTGCCACTTCTCTAA AGGGAGGTCCATCTGCGTGTCCTGCTCCAGGATGTGGGGCAGCTCTGCAGAGAAAGAGGCTGAGCACAGAGACATGCAG GTTCCAACGGTATTTCAaaacacagtcacaagtcacaatcAGAGCGCTTCCACCTCTGAGCCGGTCGTCCATACAGACGACCTAGACTGCATCCTGGGAGAC